The Sorangiineae bacterium MSr11954 DNA segment GAGGCGCCGGCGGTGATGCATTGCGCCTCGACGATGGCGATGCGTTCGCCGTAGTGTTTGGCGGCCCCGCGGGCGATGCCCTTGGTGACGCTGCAAACGCGATGGGCCGAGCGATGGCGGATGCGCACCTCGGTTGGCGTGCGCCGCTCGGCGGACATTTGTAGCGTGCGCGCGCTCGGGTTGCGGAGGGACACTACGCGCTGGATCATCTTCTCGGTGTTCTCGAGGAGATCGAGCGTCCTCCACTTCGAGTGGATGAGCGATCGATAGAGCAGCAGAAGATCGGGCACGATGAACTCGCCGAAGTCTTCCAGGATGGCCGGCACGCTGAAGCCCGTGGTCGTGGAGGCCGTGCGGACGAGCGCCACCATCTCGTCGTCGGGGTATTCGTGCACCGGCAGGTACGTCTGGCCCGCCAAACCCGTGTCGGCCACGAGCGTGGGCCAGGCGGTCTTGCCCCACCGCGATTCGACGTACTTCTTGAGCTCGAGCAAAATGATCCCGTGCATGGCGGTCCGTCCTAGCCCGGCTGGCCGATGGGTTTCAGCTCCAGATCGAAGCCGCACATCTTGTCGCCGAGGCCCCCGATGCACGCGACCTCGTGCGCGCGGGTGCGCTTGTTCAAAATGCTCTCCACCACGCCGGCGATGAGCCCGCCCTCGAAGTGGCAAAGCGGACGCCCCACCGTCTTCAATCCCGCGCACGTCACGCACTCGTAGACGTCGACCCGAATGCGCGACTCACCGAGCAGCGGCACCTCGATGACGCCGACCTTCAGGTTTTTGCAGAGCTCCAAGAAGTCGGCCAGCTTCGTCAAGCCCAGCGAGAGCCCCAGCTTTTTGCCGGCTACATAGGCGGTGCCGGCGGCCCCGCGGCCCATGATGTCTTCCAGCGCGACCAACCGCAAAAGGCGATAGAGCGCCACCCCCGCGTCGTTGCCCAACGTTGGACGCAAGATGTTGAGGGCATTGCCGACTTCTACGTTCCTGCTGCGCGCGAACTCTTTGACATCCACGTTCGGCTCTTTCACTTGAACACTCATGAAGTCCTCTCTCTCTCTCCGTTCCGTCCGTTGCTTCGCTCGCGGCCGCCTTCCACACCGAGCGTGACCAGCACCAATTCGTTCGGCGCCGAGGCCACGGTGCGCGCCGTCAAGGTAATGCCC contains these protein-coding regions:
- a CDS encoding heme NO-binding domain-containing protein translates to MHGIILLELKKYVESRWGKTAWPTLVADTGLAGQTYLPVHEYPDDEMVALVRTASTTTGFSVPAILEDFGEFIVPDLLLLYRSLIHSKWRTLDLLENTEKMIQRVVSLRNPSARTLQMSAERRTPTEVRIRHRSAHRVCSVTKGIARGAAKHYGERIAIVEAQCITAGASECVLDLRLMN